From one Anabas testudineus chromosome 21, fAnaTes1.2, whole genome shotgun sequence genomic stretch:
- the LOC113172807 gene encoding uncharacterized protein LOC113172807, with protein MFCLNQAALLSVQLLLIVHVHAGKGPDDHRNTLASRGDSVMLTCNISINNEIQINWNKDRFYFTYLFSTNQNVSNLTSDRFRIDVNLTTTLNIFNVQHEDAGLYTCTVTDIDGVKTITWNLTVSESSKGIRPSWYVLYIITPVIGFILCGFMLAVYICRKYWNTTPKNDSDDSRTLTSVQFVHLKGEVTPPQLQSCVVYSVRHKRRQSVL; from the exons atgttctgtttaaaCCAAGCAGCTCTGCTTTCTGTTCAACTCTTACTCATTGTCCATGTTCATGCAG GGAAAGGTCCAGATGATCACAGGAATACACTGGCGTCCAGAGGAGACTCCGTCATGCTCACTTGCAACATATcgataaataatgaaatacaaatcaactggaacaaagacagattttatttcacttatttgttCTCAACGAATCAAAATGTTTCCAATTTGACCTCTGACAGATTCAGAATAGACGTTAATTTAACCACAacactgaatatatttaatgttcagCATGAAGATGCTGGACtttatacatgtactgtaactgaTATAGATGGTGTAAAGACCATAACGTGGAATCTAACAGTTTCTGAGAGCTCCAAAG GAATCAGACCATCATGGTATGTTCTCTACATAATCACACCTGTAATTGGATTTATTCTGTGTGGCTTCATGTTAGCTGTCTACATCTGCAG AAAATACTGGAACACGACCCCAAAAAATGATTCAGATGATAGTAGGACCCTGACTTCTGTCCAGTTTGTCCACTTGAAAGGAGAA GTTACTCCTCCTCAACTCCAAAGTTGTGTCGTATACAGTGTGAGACACAAGAGGAGACAGTCAGTACTCTGA